The window ATAAATCTGAAAATTTCGAACATTATGCAGATGCCTACAAACCCATTGCGCCTCCGGAAGACTACACCAATCCTAAATTAGAAACTTATAAAAATAGTATTGAAGAGGACCAATCTTCTGAAAAGACCACTGGTAACTCGTCCATTTCAGAAAAAACGTTAACTGATTTTAATAGTGTTAATGAGATATTAAATAAACGTTCTCAAAGTAAAAACTCAAAACAAAGTAACCTTGCAAACACAAATAGTTCGATTTACTACTCTTTAGAAGGAAGATCTGATAGATCTTTACCCATCCCCATTTATTTATGTGATGCCAAAGGTAAAATAGTAGTAAATATTACTGTAAATAATAACGGTACTGTTGTGAATGCCTCTATCAGTAAATCGTCTACTTCAAAAAATGCTTGCTTAAAAGAACATGCTTTAGAATACGCAAAAGAAGCAAAGTTTGATAACTCGTCAAAACCTAAACAGACAGGATCTATTACTTTTGAATTTAAAGGAAAATAATTACTATAACTAAGCTTTAAAATCCTCTAAAAACAGATTTCGCGCGTTTTACTATAGGATTAAAATAAAAACTCCCCTTAAATAAATAAGAGGAGCGTTGATTCCATTTAATTCCGCACCATAAAATTAAAGTCCCTAAACTAAAATTAAATAGATAGATTTAAATCAAATATTGTTTACCCCAATAAAGGGACCAAATCAGCAATAACCGTTTGTCCTTTATCTTTATTATACCACTTTTGTAAGTCTTCTTTAAACTCTGGTGTCAAACTACCATGTGTTGCCTTATAATATTTTACCAATGCAGTTGCTGTCGTTGGTCTTGGGCCATAAGTGGCTAAAACCTCATCACTTGTGTTATCCAAAATAATTAACTTAGCAATAGACCTAGAACCGTTAGTCAAAAACTGGTCCATCAATGCTTCATTTTGATCTCTTAAGACCACTCTAAAGCTAATACCATCATTTAGTGAGGCTATCTTATTAATTACCGGCATAACATGCGCAGCATCTCCACACCAACTTTCGGTAATGATGATCCACGTTTGGTTTAATGTCTTACTTTTAATAGAATCTGTTAATCCTTCATCTATCTTAACCGTTTTATCCCAACGCTTCATGCGTCTATCATTTAACATAGTATAGTTTGCTAAAGCTTCAGTCACTTCGTTTCCTGTGTTAGCATTGCTTTCGACTAAAGTCGAAACTAAAGTTCTATAATCAGCATAACTCATACTTCTAGTTAAGCTATCCTGAATAATTTTTTTAATATCTGAGTGTGTTGTTGTTTCCATTGTATAAAAATACAGTAACTATTATGATTTTTAAGTTACTGTTGTTACATTAGTAGAGATTATAAAAAAAACCTTACAATGACAAAACATAAATGTGGATGGTGTGTTGGAGACCCGCTTTACGAGGCATATCATGATAAAGAATGGGGAAGTCCCGTCTATGATGATGCCACACTTTTCGAGTTTCTAATTTTAGAAACCTTTCAAGCAGGCTTGAGTTGGATTACCATTTTACGCAAACGTACTAACTTTTTTGATGCTTTTGATCAATTTAACTATAAAAAAATAGCAAAATATAATGACACCAAAAAAGCTGAATTACTTCAAAATGCAGGTATTATAAGGAATAAGTTAAAGGTAAATGCAACAATTACCAATGCCCAATTATTTATGGACATCCAACAAGAATTTGGAAGTTTTAGTACTTATTTATGGGCCTATGTCAACGAAAAACCCATCAAAAATAAAGTTGAATATTATAAAGACGCTCCAGCAAACACGCCCTTAAGTGACGCACTAAGTAAAGATTTAAAAAAACGAGGTTTCAAGTTTGTAGGCTCAACCGTTATTTATGCCTTTATGCAAGCTGTCGGAATGGTTAACGACCATGAAACCGCCTGTTTTAGATATGACCAAGTTTAACCTAAATACTCCAAAAACTGATCGCGAGGCATATCAATTGCCCCTAGACTCTCCAAATGATTAGTATACACCTGGCAATCTATAAGTTTGTAATCTGTATTTTGAATAAAACTAATAAAACCTACTTTACTAGCATTACTAACTTTTGTAAACATACTCTCTCCACAAAAAACACCATTACCTAAATCTACACCATACAAACCACCGACCAACTCTTTATCTAACCAAACCTCTATAGATTTAGCATAACCTAATTCATTCAGTGTCGTATATGCTTCTATCATTCCTTTAGTAATCCAAGTATCATCTTGCCCTGGTCTTTTAGATGCGGCGCAAGCTTTAATCACAGATCCAAAGTCCTTATTAACTGTAACTTCAAAATCAGAATTACGCAACACTTGTCTCATACTTTTAGAGACTTTTAAATCTTCAGGAAACAATACAAATCTAGGATCAGGAGACCACCATAAAATAGTATTATCGTCTTCAAACCAAGGGAAAATTCCTTTTTTATAAGCTGATAATAAACGTACCGCACTTAGGTCCCCGCCAACTGCCAACAAACCATCTTCGGTTGCTTTGGACACATCAGGAAAGCTATTGTTGTTATTTAAAAAGTCCATGTATAAAATATATTATAAGCTAATGCATAAATAGAAATCCAAAAGATAAAGGTATAAAATAAAAAAACCTCAATAGCTTGATGTATTGAGGTTATATTTATAAGCATTCTGTTTAAACAGAACCGATCATACTAGAATGGTAAATCGTCGTGATCTTCAGATTTAACATCTTTAGCAGGCTCAAAAGCTTGTGCTGGTGGCACTTCCGGCATACCTTGAGGTGCTGCTCCAGCTTGTACTCCTTCAATTCTCCATCCTTGGATCGAGTTAAAATATTTAGTTTCTCCTTGAGGATTAACCCATTCTCTACCACGTAAATTGATGTTTACTTTAACATCCTGTCCAACTTGGTAATTGTTTAATAAATCACATTTATCTTGAACAAACTCTACTAAAATATGTTGTGGATATTGTTCTTCTGTAGTTACTACTAATTCTCTTTTTCTAAACCCGTTGCTACCAAAACTTTGTGTTTCTCCTAATAACTTTACTTTCCCTTGTACTTCCATTTTCTATATAATTATTAAATATTCGTCTAATTTGGTATCGTTAATTTACGATAATAATACTTTCCAAGCACTTTCCACGTCATTAAAACTTAAAAAGTCTTTTGCTTTTTGATGTTTTTTATCAGTCGACAAAGAACTTAAATTATGTTGGGTTTTAAAAGCCAAAACGCTTTTTTCCTCAGGGAAGTTTTCAACATTCCCTAAAAGTCCCAAATCATTTCCTGTTAAAACAGTACTTTCTCTGATCGCTTTCGGTAAAGCATCAACACCTATTCCTAATGTCGATAGTGGTTTTGGAATTTCGAAAAAACCAGATTTAGCACGACTATAATAGCTACCTCCCGCTCTAGATACTAAGTCCAATTTATTTTGGTCAATTGCTCCACTTTTATCTAAAACAGCCTCTGAAACATGCATCTTAACTACTTCACAGATTATTAAATTTCCTGCCCCTCCTTCTGTTCCTAACTTTACAATCTCGTTAACCTTGCATTCCATTTGCACAGGACTCTCTGCTACCCTAAATGGTTTTACTAAATCTGATTTAAGCATTGTTAAACCAGCCTTATCAAACTCGTTGACACCTTCTCCATATTCGGTACTACTTAAAGACATCTGCTGTACAATGTCATAATTAACAACATTAATTACAACCTCCTTAGTTAACTCTGCATTATGCAATGTATGCTTTGTTGTATTATCTCTAACCCGTCTTGCTGGCGAAAAAATTAAAATAGGTGGATTGGCGCTAAAAACATTAAAAAAACTAAATGGTGATAAGTTTGGATTACCATCAGCATCTATTGTACTAGCAAAGGCAATCGGCCTAGGTGCCACAGCACTAAGTAAATACCCATGTAATTTAGCAGTCGAAAATTCTTGAGGAGTAAAAGATAACATAGTTGACAATTTAATTTACACAAAAATACATAATCTAAGATCTAACTAAAAGGTAATTACTACTCAACCTCCACAATATTATTAACAGAATTGCATTATATTAACAACAAAAATTAACATCATGTTTTTTACAAAACATCGCCAGCTTATCCGCTGGATTATTATTATTGCCTCGTTTGCTATCATCTCCTTAATTTTATGGAATACCTATGTGTTTTTTCAAAAATTTAAAGCTGAAGAACGTATTAAAATGCAAAATTGGTCTTTTGCTCAAAAAGATATTGCAGAAACCATAGATTTAAATGGTACAATGGGCAACTTACCTCTTCAAATTTTAGAAAGCAATACGACAACCCCCATGATTATAGAATTTGCTGAAGGCGGTTTAGATCATAGAAATATAGATGAACAAAAAGCTAAAAAACCAAACTATCTAAAGCAGTTAATAGAACAGTTTAAGAGCGAAAACAGGCCCATTGAAATCAAATATAATAATAAAATCTTATCCACATTATATTACGGAAATTCGCCATTATTAAACAAATTAAAATATTACCCTCTAGCGCTTTTATTAATTATAGTACTGTTTGCCGCAGTCGTTTACTTTTTTTACCGCAGTTCGAAAATAGCAACTCAGAATAAATTATGGTCAGGAATGGCGAAAGAAACCGCCCATCAAATAGGAACCCCTTTATCCTCATTAATGGGTTGGACAGAGATTTTAAAAATGGAAGATACAAATCCAGAATATATTTTAGAAATTGAAAAAGACATCCATCGTTTACAAACCATAACCGAGCGTTTTAGCAAAATAGGATCACTTCCAACTTTAGAAAAGTTAGATATTATAGAAGAAACTCGAGAGGCATATGATTATTTAAAAACACGATCTTCTAAACTGGTAAACTTTAATATTGAAACCCCAAAACACCCAATTTATGTTAACCTAAACAAACAGTTATATGGTTGGACCATTGAAAATTTAGTAAAAAATGCCATTGATGCTATGAAAGGGAAAGGTGATTTACAGCTGACTATAAGTCAACTTGAAGAACAAGTAAAGATTACTGTAACAGATACTGGAAAAGGGATTAATAAAAACGAATTTAACACTATCTTTGAACCCGGTTATACGACAAAAAAACGTGGCTGGGGACTTGGATTGTCTTTAGCAAAACGAATTGTTGAAGATT is drawn from Psychroserpens sp. NJDZ02 and contains these coding sequences:
- a CDS encoding flavin reductase family protein, which gives rise to MLSFTPQEFSTAKLHGYLLSAVAPRPIAFASTIDADGNPNLSPFSFFNVFSANPPILIFSPARRVRDNTTKHTLHNAELTKEVVINVVNYDIVQQMSLSSTEYGEGVNEFDKAGLTMLKSDLVKPFRVAESPVQMECKVNEIVKLGTEGGAGNLIICEVVKMHVSEAVLDKSGAIDQNKLDLVSRAGGSYYSRAKSGFFEIPKPLSTLGIGVDALPKAIRESTVLTGNDLGLLGNVENFPEEKSVLAFKTQHNLSSLSTDKKHQKAKDFLSFNDVESAWKVLLS
- a CDS encoding DNA-3-methyladenine glycosylase I, with protein sequence MTKHKCGWCVGDPLYEAYHDKEWGSPVYDDATLFEFLILETFQAGLSWITILRKRTNFFDAFDQFNYKKIAKYNDTKKAELLQNAGIIRNKLKVNATITNAQLFMDIQQEFGSFSTYLWAYVNEKPIKNKVEYYKDAPANTPLSDALSKDLKKRGFKFVGSTVIYAFMQAVGMVNDHETACFRYDQV
- the aat gene encoding leucyl/phenylalanyl-tRNA--protein transferase — encoded protein: MDFLNNNNSFPDVSKATEDGLLAVGGDLSAVRLLSAYKKGIFPWFEDDNTILWWSPDPRFVLFPEDLKVSKSMRQVLRNSDFEVTVNKDFGSVIKACAASKRPGQDDTWITKGMIEAYTTLNELGYAKSIEVWLDKELVGGLYGVDLGNGVFCGESMFTKVSNASKVGFISFIQNTDYKLIDCQVYTNHLESLGAIDMPRDQFLEYLG
- a CDS encoding energy transducer TonB yields the protein MTLNNSQKALAITFLIIGTLILSLINMTALKMNTDKRETGYETEMVAEVMTDDVEEATEEDLAPQENSQSTNKAFNKSENFEHYADAYKPIAPPEDYTNPKLETYKNSIEEDQSSEKTTGNSSISEKTLTDFNSVNEILNKRSQSKNSKQSNLANTNSSIYYSLEGRSDRSLPIPIYLCDAKGKIVVNITVNNNGTVVNASISKSSTSKNACLKEHALEYAKEAKFDNSSKPKQTGSITFEFKGK
- a CDS encoding thioredoxin family protein → METTTHSDIKKIIQDSLTRSMSYADYRTLVSTLVESNANTGNEVTEALANYTMLNDRRMKRWDKTVKIDEGLTDSIKSKTLNQTWIIITESWCGDAAHVMPVINKIASLNDGISFRVVLRDQNEALMDQFLTNGSRSIAKLIILDNTSDEVLATYGPRPTTATALVKYYKATHGSLTPEFKEDLQKWYNKDKGQTVIADLVPLLG
- a CDS encoding sensor histidine kinase — its product is MFFTKHRQLIRWIIIIASFAIISLILWNTYVFFQKFKAEERIKMQNWSFAQKDIAETIDLNGTMGNLPLQILESNTTTPMIIEFAEGGLDHRNIDEQKAKKPNYLKQLIEQFKSENRPIEIKYNNKILSTLYYGNSPLLNKLKYYPLALLLIIVLFAAVVYFFYRSSKIATQNKLWSGMAKETAHQIGTPLSSLMGWTEILKMEDTNPEYILEIEKDIHRLQTITERFSKIGSLPTLEKLDIIEETREAYDYLKTRSSKLVNFNIETPKHPIYVNLNKQLYGWTIENLVKNAIDAMKGKGDLQLTISQLEEQVKITVTDTGKGINKNEFNTIFEPGYTTKKRGWGLGLSLAKRIVEDFHNGRIKVLNSEKDKGTTMQISLKIT
- a CDS encoding DUF3127 domain-containing protein, with protein sequence MEVQGKVKLLGETQSFGSNGFRKRELVVTTEEQYPQHILVEFVQDKCDLLNNYQVGQDVKVNINLRGREWVNPQGETKYFNSIQGWRIEGVQAGAAPQGMPEVPPAQAFEPAKDVKSEDHDDLPF